The proteins below come from a single Cololabis saira isolate AMF1-May2022 chromosome 2, fColSai1.1, whole genome shotgun sequence genomic window:
- the sema6dl gene encoding sema domain, transmembrane domain (TM), and cytoplasmic domain, (semaphorin) 6D, like isoform X3, translating to MGQRAALLLTELLLLLLTASRTLLAVSFPEDTVPLDVIDAHFSRRYPVFRGRPSGNESQHRLDFQLMTKIQDTLFIAGRDQVYLVSLRESYRNEIIPYRKLTWRSGQLDRDMCAVKGKHRDECHNFIKVLVPRNDDLVFICGTNSFNPMCRYYRLDNLEFDGEEISGLARCPFDSKQTNVALFAEGKLYSATVADFQASDSVIYRSMGDGSALRTIRYDSKWLKEPHFLHAAEYGNYVYFFYREIAVEHSNLGKVVYSRVARICKNDIGGSQRVLEKHWTSFVKARLNCSVPGESFFYFDVLQSITDIIDINGVPSVVGVFTTQMNSIPGSAACAFSMADIEKVFLGRFKEQKTPDSVWTPFPEEKLPKPRPGSCAGHGPAASFKSSIEFPDDTLQFIKSHPLMDTAVPSIGDEPWFTKTRVRYRLTALAVDNEAGPHKNYTVVFIGAESGIVLKVLAKTSSEFLNDSLLLEEIDVFNKAKCLSTREDDKRVLSLHVDKDAHSLYVAFSSCVIRVPLSRCERHSSCHKSCIASRDPYCGWKTHGACERIQPGVLAGYEQDVEFGNTAHLGDCQAFLGTTSAPDYKSFGDPTSGMWDNHTSDTNQMVHMNILITCVFAAFLMGALLAGLIVFCYRDSVLRKPRRVHKDAESAPSCSDSIGSFVKLNGLFDSPVKEYQTNIDAPKLYTNLLSNGKDLNTPNGDTTTMILRDGCQPPELAALPTPESTPVLQQKGLQPIKNQWERAHGKASGPHKESNSSAKSPQFLPSSSAPGNSNPHHPSLALGHSHIPSAVVLPNATHDQPNLDNGDETLPHSSEKKLKNTDSKGSRKEQKRSVDARNTLNDLLKHLNDSVANPSAILQEGSGPRPRPQLTLEPMDELTEVPPKVPSREASLYSPSSSLPRHSPTKRVDVPMPSAPTTPTGSLSMGGTLERQRGGYQLHRSASHRHSLSTSPNGVTMGVSVSRQQSMNRGGYMPPTPPSRLDSHGAVMAPGMHSPHPSSVSRQGSYSGHGSLPRTGLKRTPSIKPDVPPKPNGFSQQQTPQMRVVNKYSY from the exons AtgggccagagagctgcgctTCTGCTCACTGAgcttctgctgctgttgctgacAGCCTCGCGCACTCTCCTCGCAGTCAGCTTCCCAGAGGACACCGTGCCCCTCGATGTCATTGATGCGCACT TTTCACGGAGATACCCCGTGTTCAGAGGCAGGCCCTCTGGCAACGAGTCCCAACATCGCCTTGACTTTCAGCTGATGACCAAGATACAGGACACACTGTTCATCGCTGGCAG AGATCAGGTGTACCTTGTCAGTCTGAGAGAATCCTACAGGAATGAGATCATTCCTTACCGG AAGTTAACATGGCGATCGGGCCAACTTGACAGAGACATGTGTGCTGTAAAGGGAAAACACAGA GATGAGTGCCACAACTTCATCAAAGTGCTGGTCCCCAGGAATGACGACCTGGTGTTTATCTGTGGTACCAATAGCTTTAACCCCATGTGCAGATACTACAGG CTGGATAACCTCGAGTTTGATGGGGAAGAGATCAGTGGTCTGGCACGGTGCCCATTTGACTCCAAGCAAACCAACGTTGCCCTGTTTGCTG AAGGGAAGTTGTATTCTGCAACTGTAGCCGACTTCCAGGCCAGTGATTCTGTCATCTACCGTAGTATGGGTGACGGATCAGCTTTAAGAACCATAAGATATGACTCCAAATGGCTAAAAG AACCTCATTTCCTGCATGCAGCGGAGTATGGGAATTACGTCTACTTTTTCTACCGAGAGATTGCAGTGGAGCACAGCAATCTGGGAAAG GTTGTGTATTCCCGCGTGGCCCGAATCTGTAAAAATGACATCGGCGGCTCGCAGCGGGTGCTGGAGAAGCACTGGACTTCTTTTGTGAAAGCGAGGCTGAACTGCTCTGTGCCGGGCGAGTCATTCTTCTACTTCGATGTGCTGCAGTCCATCACCGACATCATCGACATCAACGGCGTTCCCTCGGTGGTGGGCGTGTTCACCACGCAGATGAACAG TATCCCAGGGTCTGCTGCCTGTGCCTTCTCCATGGCGGATATAGAGAAAGTATTCTTGGGCCGGTTCAAAGAGCAGAAGACGCCCGACTCTGTGTGGACTCCGTTTCCGGAAGAGAAGCTGCCTAAACCTCG ACCCGGGAGCTGTGCCGGTCACGGTCCAGCTGCGTCCTTTAAGAGCTCCATTGAGTTCCCGGATGACACCCTGCAGTTCATCAAGTCCCACCCACTGATGGACACAGCTGTGCCGTCCATCGGGGACGAGCCTTGGTTCACCAAGACGCGAGTCCG CTACAGGCTAACAGCACTGGCTGTGGACAATGAAGCAGGACCGCACAAGAACTACACGGTGGTGTTCATCGGGGCCGAGTCGGGGATCGTTCTCAAGGTTTTGGCCAAAACCTCCTCTGAGTTCCTGAACGACAGCTTGCTCCTGGAGGAAATAGACGTCTTCAACAAGGCCAA GTGCCTGTCTACCCGTGAGGACGACAAGCGTGTCCTCTCGCTGCATGTGGACAAAGACGCACACAGCCTTTATGTCGCCTTTTCAAGCTGTGTCATCCGTGTTCCCCTGAGTCGCTGTGAAAGGCATTCTTCCTGCCACAA GTCCTGCATCGCGTCAAGGGATCCGTACTGCGGCTGGAAGACTCACGGAGCTTGTGAGAGGATACAACCGGGTGTTTT GGCTGGATATGAGCAAGACGTTGAATTTGGAAACACTGCCCACCTCGGCGACTGCCAGG CATTTTTGGGCACTACTTCAGCGCCAGATTACAAATCATTTGGCGACCCTACCTCTG GTATGTGGGATAACCATACAAGTGATACCAACCAGATGGTCCACATGAACATCCTCATCACTTGCGTCTTTGCTGCTTTTCTCATGGGTGCCCTACTGGCTGGTCTGATTGTGTTCTGCTATCGTGACTCTGTCCTGCGCAAACCCAGACGTGTCCACAAAGACGCAGAGTCCGCACCATCCTGCTCTGACTCCATTGGGAGTTTTGTCAAGCTCAACGGTCTTTTTGACAGCCCTGTCAAG gAATACCAGACAAACATTGATGCTCCTAAGCTGTACACCAATCTGCTCAGCAATGGCAAAGACTTGAATACACCCAATGGTGACACAACAACCATGATCCTACGGGATGGGTGTCAGCCCCCAGAGCTGGCTGCCCTACCCACACCTGAGTCTACCCCTGTGCTTCAGCAGAAGGGCCTACAGCCCATCAAGAACCAGTGGGAGAGGGCTCACGGGAAGGCCAGTGGGCCTCATAAGGAATCAAACTCATCAGCAAAGAGTCCACAGTTCCTTCCCTCTTCCTCTGCTCCTGGTAACTCAAATCCCCACCACCCTAGCCTCGCCCTAGGACACTCCCATATCCCTAGTGCTGTTGTCTTGCCCAACGCTACACATGACCAACCTAACCTTGATAACGGAGATGAGACTCTACCACATTCTTCTGAAAAAAAGCTGAAGAACACAGATTCTAAGGGAAGTAGGAAAGAGCAAAAGAGGTCTGTGGATGCGAGGAATACCCTAAATGACCTTTTAAAACATCTCAATGACTCTGTGGCCAACCCCAGCGCCATTCTCCAAGAGGGATCGGGGCCTCGGCCAAGGCCACAGCTCACACTGGAGCCTATGGACGAACTGACTGAAGTACCCCCCAAGGTCCCCAGTCGTGAGGCTTCCTTGTACTCACCTTCCTCCTCCCTGCCAAGGCACAGCCCCACCAAGAGGGTTGATGTGCCCATGCCCAGCGCCCCCACTACACCAACAGGAAGCCTGAGCATGGGAGGAACCCTGGAAAGGCAAAGAGGGGGGTACCAACTCCACCGGAGTGCCTCTCACAGGCACTCTTTATCCACCTCACCTAATGGGGTGACCATGGGGGTTTCTGTATCCCGCCAACAAAGTATGAACAGAGGGGGTTACATGcccccaacacccccctccagaCTTGATTCCCACGGTGCAGTCATGGCGCCAGGGATGCACTCACCACACCCATCATCTGTGTCCCGTCAGGGCAGCTACAGTGGGCATGGCTCACTCCCGCGCACAGGGCTTAAACGGACCCCATCGATAAAGCCAGATGTGCCCCCTAAACCCAATGGATTTTCTCAGCAACAGACTCCACAAATGCGGGTGGTCAACAAATACAGTTATTAG
- the sema6dl gene encoding sema domain, transmembrane domain (TM), and cytoplasmic domain, (semaphorin) 6D, like isoform X1, which yields MGQRAALLLTELLLLLLTASRTLLAVSFPEDTVPLDVIDAHFSRRYPVFRGRPSGNESQHRLDFQLMTKIQDTLFIAGRDQVYLVSLRESYRNEIIPYRKLTWRSGQLDRDMCAVKGKHRDECHNFIKVLVPRNDDLVFICGTNSFNPMCRYYRLDNLEFDGEEISGLARCPFDSKQTNVALFAEGKLYSATVADFQASDSVIYRSMGDGSALRTIRYDSKWLKEPHFLHAAEYGNYVYFFYREIAVEHSNLGKVVYSRVARICKNDIGGSQRVLEKHWTSFVKARLNCSVPGESFFYFDVLQSITDIIDINGVPSVVGVFTTQMNSIPGSAACAFSMADIEKVFLGRFKEQKTPDSVWTPFPEEKLPKPRPGSCAGHGPAASFKSSIEFPDDTLQFIKSHPLMDTAVPSIGDEPWFTKTRVRYRLTALAVDNEAGPHKNYTVVFIGAESGIVLKVLAKTSSEFLNDSLLLEEIDVFNKAKCLSTREDDKRVLSLHVDKDAHSLYVAFSSCVIRVPLSRCERHSSCHKSCIASRDPYCGWKTHGACERIQPGVLAGYEQDVEFGNTAHLGDCQAFLGTTSAPDYKSFGDPTSDMEFSSAPVTVQPSGPIHPPVLIPTQNPSPEPAPKLYGSGFVQQDDPATSHSLDSIPGGQEGMWDNHTSDTNQMVHMNILITCVFAAFLMGALLAGLIVFCYRDSVLRKPRRVHKDAESAPSCSDSIGSFVKLNGLFDSPVKEYQTNIDAPKLYTNLLSNGKDLNTPNGDTTTMILRDGCQPPELAALPTPESTPVLQQKGLQPIKNQWERAHGKASGPHKESNSSAKSPQFLPSSSAPGNSNPHHPSLALGHSHIPSAVVLPNATHDQPNLDNGDETLPHSSEKKLKNTDSKGSRKEQKRSVDARNTLNDLLKHLNDSVANPSAILQEGSGPRPRPQLTLEPMDELTEVPPKVPSREASLYSPSSSLPRHSPTKRVDVPMPSAPTTPTGSLSMGGTLERQRGGYQLHRSASHRHSLSTSPNGVTMGVSVSRQQSMNRGGYMPPTPPSRLDSHGAVMAPGMHSPHPSSVSRQGSYSGHGSLPRTGLKRTPSIKPDVPPKPNGFSQQQTPQMRVVNKYSY from the exons AtgggccagagagctgcgctTCTGCTCACTGAgcttctgctgctgttgctgacAGCCTCGCGCACTCTCCTCGCAGTCAGCTTCCCAGAGGACACCGTGCCCCTCGATGTCATTGATGCGCACT TTTCACGGAGATACCCCGTGTTCAGAGGCAGGCCCTCTGGCAACGAGTCCCAACATCGCCTTGACTTTCAGCTGATGACCAAGATACAGGACACACTGTTCATCGCTGGCAG AGATCAGGTGTACCTTGTCAGTCTGAGAGAATCCTACAGGAATGAGATCATTCCTTACCGG AAGTTAACATGGCGATCGGGCCAACTTGACAGAGACATGTGTGCTGTAAAGGGAAAACACAGA GATGAGTGCCACAACTTCATCAAAGTGCTGGTCCCCAGGAATGACGACCTGGTGTTTATCTGTGGTACCAATAGCTTTAACCCCATGTGCAGATACTACAGG CTGGATAACCTCGAGTTTGATGGGGAAGAGATCAGTGGTCTGGCACGGTGCCCATTTGACTCCAAGCAAACCAACGTTGCCCTGTTTGCTG AAGGGAAGTTGTATTCTGCAACTGTAGCCGACTTCCAGGCCAGTGATTCTGTCATCTACCGTAGTATGGGTGACGGATCAGCTTTAAGAACCATAAGATATGACTCCAAATGGCTAAAAG AACCTCATTTCCTGCATGCAGCGGAGTATGGGAATTACGTCTACTTTTTCTACCGAGAGATTGCAGTGGAGCACAGCAATCTGGGAAAG GTTGTGTATTCCCGCGTGGCCCGAATCTGTAAAAATGACATCGGCGGCTCGCAGCGGGTGCTGGAGAAGCACTGGACTTCTTTTGTGAAAGCGAGGCTGAACTGCTCTGTGCCGGGCGAGTCATTCTTCTACTTCGATGTGCTGCAGTCCATCACCGACATCATCGACATCAACGGCGTTCCCTCGGTGGTGGGCGTGTTCACCACGCAGATGAACAG TATCCCAGGGTCTGCTGCCTGTGCCTTCTCCATGGCGGATATAGAGAAAGTATTCTTGGGCCGGTTCAAAGAGCAGAAGACGCCCGACTCTGTGTGGACTCCGTTTCCGGAAGAGAAGCTGCCTAAACCTCG ACCCGGGAGCTGTGCCGGTCACGGTCCAGCTGCGTCCTTTAAGAGCTCCATTGAGTTCCCGGATGACACCCTGCAGTTCATCAAGTCCCACCCACTGATGGACACAGCTGTGCCGTCCATCGGGGACGAGCCTTGGTTCACCAAGACGCGAGTCCG CTACAGGCTAACAGCACTGGCTGTGGACAATGAAGCAGGACCGCACAAGAACTACACGGTGGTGTTCATCGGGGCCGAGTCGGGGATCGTTCTCAAGGTTTTGGCCAAAACCTCCTCTGAGTTCCTGAACGACAGCTTGCTCCTGGAGGAAATAGACGTCTTCAACAAGGCCAA GTGCCTGTCTACCCGTGAGGACGACAAGCGTGTCCTCTCGCTGCATGTGGACAAAGACGCACACAGCCTTTATGTCGCCTTTTCAAGCTGTGTCATCCGTGTTCCCCTGAGTCGCTGTGAAAGGCATTCTTCCTGCCACAA GTCCTGCATCGCGTCAAGGGATCCGTACTGCGGCTGGAAGACTCACGGAGCTTGTGAGAGGATACAACCGGGTGTTTT GGCTGGATATGAGCAAGACGTTGAATTTGGAAACACTGCCCACCTCGGCGACTGCCAGG CATTTTTGGGCACTACTTCAGCGCCAGATTACAAATCATTTGGCGACCCTACCTCTG ACATGGAGTTTTCATCTGCGCCCGTCACTGTCCAGCCCAGTGGGCCCATACACCCCCCAGTACTCATACCCACTCAGAACCCCAGCCCTGAGCCTGCTCCAAAGCTCTACGGCTCAGGCTTTGTGCAGCAGGATGACCCAGCCACGTCTCATTCTTTAGACTCTATCCCAGGGGGGCAAGAGG GTATGTGGGATAACCATACAAGTGATACCAACCAGATGGTCCACATGAACATCCTCATCACTTGCGTCTTTGCTGCTTTTCTCATGGGTGCCCTACTGGCTGGTCTGATTGTGTTCTGCTATCGTGACTCTGTCCTGCGCAAACCCAGACGTGTCCACAAAGACGCAGAGTCCGCACCATCCTGCTCTGACTCCATTGGGAGTTTTGTCAAGCTCAACGGTCTTTTTGACAGCCCTGTCAAG gAATACCAGACAAACATTGATGCTCCTAAGCTGTACACCAATCTGCTCAGCAATGGCAAAGACTTGAATACACCCAATGGTGACACAACAACCATGATCCTACGGGATGGGTGTCAGCCCCCAGAGCTGGCTGCCCTACCCACACCTGAGTCTACCCCTGTGCTTCAGCAGAAGGGCCTACAGCCCATCAAGAACCAGTGGGAGAGGGCTCACGGGAAGGCCAGTGGGCCTCATAAGGAATCAAACTCATCAGCAAAGAGTCCACAGTTCCTTCCCTCTTCCTCTGCTCCTGGTAACTCAAATCCCCACCACCCTAGCCTCGCCCTAGGACACTCCCATATCCCTAGTGCTGTTGTCTTGCCCAACGCTACACATGACCAACCTAACCTTGATAACGGAGATGAGACTCTACCACATTCTTCTGAAAAAAAGCTGAAGAACACAGATTCTAAGGGAAGTAGGAAAGAGCAAAAGAGGTCTGTGGATGCGAGGAATACCCTAAATGACCTTTTAAAACATCTCAATGACTCTGTGGCCAACCCCAGCGCCATTCTCCAAGAGGGATCGGGGCCTCGGCCAAGGCCACAGCTCACACTGGAGCCTATGGACGAACTGACTGAAGTACCCCCCAAGGTCCCCAGTCGTGAGGCTTCCTTGTACTCACCTTCCTCCTCCCTGCCAAGGCACAGCCCCACCAAGAGGGTTGATGTGCCCATGCCCAGCGCCCCCACTACACCAACAGGAAGCCTGAGCATGGGAGGAACCCTGGAAAGGCAAAGAGGGGGGTACCAACTCCACCGGAGTGCCTCTCACAGGCACTCTTTATCCACCTCACCTAATGGGGTGACCATGGGGGTTTCTGTATCCCGCCAACAAAGTATGAACAGAGGGGGTTACATGcccccaacacccccctccagaCTTGATTCCCACGGTGCAGTCATGGCGCCAGGGATGCACTCACCACACCCATCATCTGTGTCCCGTCAGGGCAGCTACAGTGGGCATGGCTCACTCCCGCGCACAGGGCTTAAACGGACCCCATCGATAAAGCCAGATGTGCCCCCTAAACCCAATGGATTTTCTCAGCAACAGACTCCACAAATGCGGGTGGTCAACAAATACAGTTATTAG
- the sema6dl gene encoding sema domain, transmembrane domain (TM), and cytoplasmic domain, (semaphorin) 6D, like isoform X4 produces the protein MGQRAALLLTELLLLLLTASRTLLAVSFPEDTVPLDVIDAHFSRRYPVFRGRPSGNESQHRLDFQLMTKIQDTLFIAGRDQVYLVSLRESYRNEIIPYRKLTWRSGQLDRDMCAVKGKHRDECHNFIKVLVPRNDDLVFICGTNSFNPMCRYYRLDNLEFDGEEISGLARCPFDSKQTNVALFAEGKLYSATVADFQASDSVIYRSMGDGSALRTIRYDSKWLKEPHFLHAAEYGNYVYFFYREIAVEHSNLGKVVYSRVARICKNDIGGSQRVLEKHWTSFVKARLNCSVPGESFFYFDVLQSITDIIDINGVPSVVGVFTTQMNSIPGSAACAFSMADIEKVFLGRFKEQKTPDSVWTPFPEEKLPKPRPGSCAGHGPAASFKSSIEFPDDTLQFIKSHPLMDTAVPSIGDEPWFTKTRVRYRLTALAVDNEAGPHKNYTVVFIGAESGIVLKVLAKTSSEFLNDSLLLEEIDVFNKAKCLSTREDDKRVLSLHVDKDAHSLYVAFSSCVIRVPLSRCERHSSCHKSCIASRDPYCGWKTHGACERIQPGVLAGYEQDVEFGNTAHLGDCQGMWDNHTSDTNQMVHMNILITCVFAAFLMGALLAGLIVFCYRDSVLRKPRRVHKDAESAPSCSDSIGSFVKLNGLFDSPVKEYQTNIDAPKLYTNLLSNGKDLNTPNGDTTTMILRDGCQPPELAALPTPESTPVLQQKGLQPIKNQWERAHGKASGPHKESNSSAKSPQFLPSSSAPGNSNPHHPSLALGHSHIPSAVVLPNATHDQPNLDNGDETLPHSSEKKLKNTDSKGSRKEQKRSVDARNTLNDLLKHLNDSVANPSAILQEGSGPRPRPQLTLEPMDELTEVPPKVPSREASLYSPSSSLPRHSPTKRVDVPMPSAPTTPTGSLSMGGTLERQRGGYQLHRSASHRHSLSTSPNGVTMGVSVSRQQSMNRGGYMPPTPPSRLDSHGAVMAPGMHSPHPSSVSRQGSYSGHGSLPRTGLKRTPSIKPDVPPKPNGFSQQQTPQMRVVNKYSY, from the exons AtgggccagagagctgcgctTCTGCTCACTGAgcttctgctgctgttgctgacAGCCTCGCGCACTCTCCTCGCAGTCAGCTTCCCAGAGGACACCGTGCCCCTCGATGTCATTGATGCGCACT TTTCACGGAGATACCCCGTGTTCAGAGGCAGGCCCTCTGGCAACGAGTCCCAACATCGCCTTGACTTTCAGCTGATGACCAAGATACAGGACACACTGTTCATCGCTGGCAG AGATCAGGTGTACCTTGTCAGTCTGAGAGAATCCTACAGGAATGAGATCATTCCTTACCGG AAGTTAACATGGCGATCGGGCCAACTTGACAGAGACATGTGTGCTGTAAAGGGAAAACACAGA GATGAGTGCCACAACTTCATCAAAGTGCTGGTCCCCAGGAATGACGACCTGGTGTTTATCTGTGGTACCAATAGCTTTAACCCCATGTGCAGATACTACAGG CTGGATAACCTCGAGTTTGATGGGGAAGAGATCAGTGGTCTGGCACGGTGCCCATTTGACTCCAAGCAAACCAACGTTGCCCTGTTTGCTG AAGGGAAGTTGTATTCTGCAACTGTAGCCGACTTCCAGGCCAGTGATTCTGTCATCTACCGTAGTATGGGTGACGGATCAGCTTTAAGAACCATAAGATATGACTCCAAATGGCTAAAAG AACCTCATTTCCTGCATGCAGCGGAGTATGGGAATTACGTCTACTTTTTCTACCGAGAGATTGCAGTGGAGCACAGCAATCTGGGAAAG GTTGTGTATTCCCGCGTGGCCCGAATCTGTAAAAATGACATCGGCGGCTCGCAGCGGGTGCTGGAGAAGCACTGGACTTCTTTTGTGAAAGCGAGGCTGAACTGCTCTGTGCCGGGCGAGTCATTCTTCTACTTCGATGTGCTGCAGTCCATCACCGACATCATCGACATCAACGGCGTTCCCTCGGTGGTGGGCGTGTTCACCACGCAGATGAACAG TATCCCAGGGTCTGCTGCCTGTGCCTTCTCCATGGCGGATATAGAGAAAGTATTCTTGGGCCGGTTCAAAGAGCAGAAGACGCCCGACTCTGTGTGGACTCCGTTTCCGGAAGAGAAGCTGCCTAAACCTCG ACCCGGGAGCTGTGCCGGTCACGGTCCAGCTGCGTCCTTTAAGAGCTCCATTGAGTTCCCGGATGACACCCTGCAGTTCATCAAGTCCCACCCACTGATGGACACAGCTGTGCCGTCCATCGGGGACGAGCCTTGGTTCACCAAGACGCGAGTCCG CTACAGGCTAACAGCACTGGCTGTGGACAATGAAGCAGGACCGCACAAGAACTACACGGTGGTGTTCATCGGGGCCGAGTCGGGGATCGTTCTCAAGGTTTTGGCCAAAACCTCCTCTGAGTTCCTGAACGACAGCTTGCTCCTGGAGGAAATAGACGTCTTCAACAAGGCCAA GTGCCTGTCTACCCGTGAGGACGACAAGCGTGTCCTCTCGCTGCATGTGGACAAAGACGCACACAGCCTTTATGTCGCCTTTTCAAGCTGTGTCATCCGTGTTCCCCTGAGTCGCTGTGAAAGGCATTCTTCCTGCCACAA GTCCTGCATCGCGTCAAGGGATCCGTACTGCGGCTGGAAGACTCACGGAGCTTGTGAGAGGATACAACCGGGTGTTTT GGCTGGATATGAGCAAGACGTTGAATTTGGAAACACTGCCCACCTCGGCGACTGCCAGG GTATGTGGGATAACCATACAAGTGATACCAACCAGATGGTCCACATGAACATCCTCATCACTTGCGTCTTTGCTGCTTTTCTCATGGGTGCCCTACTGGCTGGTCTGATTGTGTTCTGCTATCGTGACTCTGTCCTGCGCAAACCCAGACGTGTCCACAAAGACGCAGAGTCCGCACCATCCTGCTCTGACTCCATTGGGAGTTTTGTCAAGCTCAACGGTCTTTTTGACAGCCCTGTCAAG gAATACCAGACAAACATTGATGCTCCTAAGCTGTACACCAATCTGCTCAGCAATGGCAAAGACTTGAATACACCCAATGGTGACACAACAACCATGATCCTACGGGATGGGTGTCAGCCCCCAGAGCTGGCTGCCCTACCCACACCTGAGTCTACCCCTGTGCTTCAGCAGAAGGGCCTACAGCCCATCAAGAACCAGTGGGAGAGGGCTCACGGGAAGGCCAGTGGGCCTCATAAGGAATCAAACTCATCAGCAAAGAGTCCACAGTTCCTTCCCTCTTCCTCTGCTCCTGGTAACTCAAATCCCCACCACCCTAGCCTCGCCCTAGGACACTCCCATATCCCTAGTGCTGTTGTCTTGCCCAACGCTACACATGACCAACCTAACCTTGATAACGGAGATGAGACTCTACCACATTCTTCTGAAAAAAAGCTGAAGAACACAGATTCTAAGGGAAGTAGGAAAGAGCAAAAGAGGTCTGTGGATGCGAGGAATACCCTAAATGACCTTTTAAAACATCTCAATGACTCTGTGGCCAACCCCAGCGCCATTCTCCAAGAGGGATCGGGGCCTCGGCCAAGGCCACAGCTCACACTGGAGCCTATGGACGAACTGACTGAAGTACCCCCCAAGGTCCCCAGTCGTGAGGCTTCCTTGTACTCACCTTCCTCCTCCCTGCCAAGGCACAGCCCCACCAAGAGGGTTGATGTGCCCATGCCCAGCGCCCCCACTACACCAACAGGAAGCCTGAGCATGGGAGGAACCCTGGAAAGGCAAAGAGGGGGGTACCAACTCCACCGGAGTGCCTCTCACAGGCACTCTTTATCCACCTCACCTAATGGGGTGACCATGGGGGTTTCTGTATCCCGCCAACAAAGTATGAACAGAGGGGGTTACATGcccccaacacccccctccagaCTTGATTCCCACGGTGCAGTCATGGCGCCAGGGATGCACTCACCACACCCATCATCTGTGTCCCGTCAGGGCAGCTACAGTGGGCATGGCTCACTCCCGCGCACAGGGCTTAAACGGACCCCATCGATAAAGCCAGATGTGCCCCCTAAACCCAATGGATTTTCTCAGCAACAGACTCCACAAATGCGGGTGGTCAACAAATACAGTTATTAG